CGCGGCGCCGGCGGCGAAGATCACCGCCACCACCTGCTGGGCCGGCGGCTCCGGCCGGTAGGCGAACTCCGCGGTGGCAGCGCCGATCATCAAGAAGATCCCGTAGACCGCGTGGTGAACGTGGACCCCGCCGAGCTGGGTGTCCCGGAACGGCCCGCGCCCGGAGCGGATCAGCCGCGTCACCGTGCGGGTCACCATGAACGTGACGAGGAACGAGACCAGCATCCAGAGCACCGTCTCGCGCCCGCCGAGCGTCAGCCTGAGGTCGACGTCCGCGGTGGGCGTGTGCACGCTCACCGCTGCCGGTCCGCCCGGCCGGACCGGCACGCCCGCCTGCGCCTGCACGTCTGCCCACGCCGGCACGCCCGCCTGCGCCGGCACGCCTGCCCACGCACGCAAGCCCGCCCACAACGCCACGCCTGTCGCGATCATGGCCCCCCGCCTCGCGTCCAGGCTATTGCCGCGGTCGGTGTGCCGTCGCGCCTTGCGTGGCAGTGGACGTCGCTGGAAACTGAACCCATTGCCGTCCGACACTTTTCGAGGCGGCCCACGACGCAAGCCCGGGCTGGAGGTGCTCATGACCGAACGACTGCCGGTCAACGTCGTCGCCTCGATGGACGGCGTGCTCCGGCAGACCGCCGCCTCGGCGGTGCTGTGGGACTTCCCCCGCGGCGTCGTCGTGCAGCACGACCTGGCCCGTACCGGACACGACGACCTGCTCCACCGGCTCGTCTACGACGTCGGGGGAGTGCTGGAGGACACCGGCGTCCCGCTCGACCACGCCTGCCTCAGCTGCGCCCTGCGCGAGGATGTCGTACCCACCGTGGTGCGGCTCGCGCGCAGCGGACGCTGGGACCGCATCGTGGTGTCCCTGCCGGTGACCGCCGAGCCCGGTTTGGTGCGCGATGCCCTGCGCGGGTCCGTTGTCGGCGGAAGCCAGGTTGCCGATCTCGTGACGTTCGCCGGGGTCCTGACCGTCGTCGACCTCAGCCGGCTGGTCGACGACCTGTTCGGTGACGACCTTCTGGCCGAGCGTGGCATCGCCCTGACCGACGACGACCGGCGTGCGGTGGGCGAGGCGCTCGCGCACCAGATCGAGTGCGCCGACGTGGTGGCCACCCGCGCCGACCGGGTGCCCGACGCCCGCGAGCTCGCCGTGCTCCGCCATCTCACCGCGCCCAGCGCGGTGTGCGCCGACCTGCACAACCTCGACCTGGCCCGCACCCTCGACCGCCCCGCGCGCGGCTGCGGCCCCCAGCGGGGCGACTACCGCCGGGCCGCACCCTCCGGCGCCGCCGACAACCACGGCGTGTGGACGCTGGAGCTCACCTCGTGGCGGCCGGTCCACCCCGCGCGGCTGCACGACCGGATCGGCGAGCTCGCCGGCGGGCGGCAGCGCAGCCGCGGGTGGTTCTGGCTGCCGACCCGCCCGCACGCGGTGTGCGGCTGGGACAACGCCGGCGGGCAACTCAGCATCGGCACGGTCGGCCGGTGGGAGGCCGGTGACCGGCAGACCCGGATCCTGGTCACCGGGATCGAGGACGTCCAGGAGCAGGTGCGGGCGGCCTTCGACGCCGTGCTGATGACCGACTCCGAGCTCGCCCGGGGGCTCGACCACTGGGAGCGGCACGACGACGGCTTCTCGCCGTGGCTCGGCGACGACGACCGCGCCGCCTGAGCCCGGCTTCTGAGCCGGCCTGAGCTGCTCCCTGTGCTGCCCGCCTGAGCCGGCCTGAGGTCCGAGCGTTTGGCCGACCCCGGCGCGGTCAGTTGGGCGCGGCCAGGGAGAGCGCGAAGTCGTCCTGCGGGTCGGTCCACCACGCCTCGAGCGTGAACCCGGCCTCGGTGAGCTCGCGCTCCACGACCTCGCGGCGGAACTTCGCGGAGATCTCGGTGCGCATCTCCTCACCCTCGGCGAACTCCACCGTCAGGTCGAGGTCGGCGACCCGGACCGTCTGCGCCTTCCGTGACCGAAGGCGCATCTCGATCCATTCCTCCTCGGCGTTCCACACCGCTATGTGGTCGAACGCCTCCGGCTCGAAGTCGGCGTGCAAGGAGTCGTTGACGACCCGCAGCACGTTGCGGTTGAACTCCGCCGTCACACCGGACGCGTCGTCGTAGGCCCGCACCAGCCGCGTCAGGTCGGTCACCAGGCCGGTGCCGAGTAGCAGGCGGTCGGCCGGCCCCAGCCCGGACCGCACCGCGCCGAGGAAGCGGGCCCGCTGTGCCGGTGCGAGGTTGCCGATCGTGCCGCCCAGGAAGGCCACCAGGCGGGTGCCCTCCTGCGGGAGCAGTCCCAGGTGGCGTTCGAAGTCGGCGATGACGCCGTGCATGGCCATCCCGGGGTAGTCGGCCCGCAGGGACTCGATCGCACCGAGCAGGGCGCTCTCACTGACGTCCACGGGCACGTAGCGGGCCAGCCGGCCGGTCGAGCGCATCCCGTCCAGGAGCAGCCTGGTCTTGGTCGAGGAGCCCGATCCCAGCTCCACCAGGGTGTCGGCGTCGGCGAGCTTGGTGATCTCGGTTGCCTGGGCAGCGAGGATCGACTCTTCGGTACGAGTCGGGTAATACTCCTCCAGCGTGGTGATCTGCTCGAACAGCTCACTTCCCCGCGCGTCGTAAAAGTACTTCGGTGGAAGGGTTTTCGGCGTCCGGCTCAGGCCTTCGGCGACGTCGTGGGCGAGGCTCGCCTCGAGGTCGGCGGCGGTGAGGTGGCGGGTGATCTCCGGTGCTTCACGGGAAACGGTCACGCGGGCCTCCATCGTCGGGCCTTCGTCAAGGCGAACTTTCGGTGCGTATCTCGGTGCGTACGTCTCGGTGCGTACATCTCGGCGCGAACGTTCCTGAGCCGGTCCTGCCGGCAGGACGCACTCCGTCAGGGCAGGGTTTCGCCGGTTGCGCGGCCTTTGCCTGGTTGGGGTTTCGTACCACCGGCACTACAGCGAGGTGACCACCACACCATGCCGGTCGACCTCCACCAGGGACCGGGGCGGGACCGGTGCCCAGGCCGGGTCGTCGTCGCAGGGTTCGGAGGCCAGCAGCACACCGTCCGCGGTCTCGTGCACGAACAACGTGTCGCCGTACGTCGTGCCCGCGACGCGTTCGCCGTCGCCGGCCAGCAGGTTGAGCCGGCCACCGCCCAGCTCGGCGACCTCGCGGGTGACCCGGGCCAGCCCGTCGCCGAGACCGCACCCGCTCTCCCAGCGGGCCACGGCGAGTCCGAACAGCAGCGCGGAGTCGACCGGGGCGAGCGCGTCCGGCACCCACGACACCTCGTCCCGCAGCGCCTTGCGGGCCAGCGGTAGGTCGCCCAGCGCGCCGTTGTGGCTGAACAGCCAGCGCCCGTGGGTGAACGGCGCCGCTCCGGACTCCTCCGAGGGGTAGCCGGGCGTGGCCGAGCGCACCGCGGCCACCACGCAGCCGGCGTCGACGGTGGGCGCGAGGCTGGCGAAGGACTGGTCGGCCCACATCGGCTGGGCCCGCCGGTAGCGGACGGGCTCGGACCGGCGGGGGGTGTACCAGCCGACCCCGAAGCCGTCGACGTTGATGGTGCCGTGTTGCTGCCGGCGTGGCGCGTACGCCTGCACTCCGAGGGAGTACGGCGGGTCGAGGACCAGCTCCTGCAGCGTACGTGGCTGCCCGAGATAGGCGAGATGACGACACATGGGACCTCCCTCCTAGGCGTCTCGGGCACAGCGGAACCCGGCGAAGATCTGCCGCCGGATGGGGTAGTCCCAGTTGCGAAAGGTTGTTCGCACGGTCACCGGGTCGCTGGCCCACGAACCGCCGCGCAGGACCTTGTAGTCGTTGCCGAAGAACACCTCGGAGTACTCGCGGTAGGGGAAGACGCAGAACCCCGGGTGCCCGGTGAAGGCGGTCGAGGTCCACTCCCAGACGTCGCCGAGCATCTGCCGCGCGCCGACCGGCGACGCCCCGGCAGGGAACGATCCCACCGGTGTGGGGTGGAAGCGGGTCTGGCCGAGGTTGGCGTGCCCCGGCCCGCCCGGCTCGTCACCCCAGGGAAAGCGCCGCTTGACACCGTGCACCGGGTCCCACGAGGCGGCCTTCTCCCACTCCGCCTCGGTGGGCAGCCGGCGCCCGGCCCAGCGGGCGTAGGCGTCGGCTTCGTACCAGCACACGTGCTGCACCGCCTCGTCGCCGACGAGCGGCTCCAGCCGGCCGAAGCGCCGGCGCAGCCAGGTCTCGCCGTCGCGGACCCAGTAGGCCGGTGCCCGCTTGCCCGACGCGCACCGCCACTGCCAGCCGGCCGGGTCCCACAGCCTCTCGTCGTCGTAGCCGCCGGCGTCCACGAACGCGCGATAGGCGGCGTTGCACACCGGGGTGGTGTCGATCCAGAACGCGGGCAGCGACACCGTGTGCGCCGGGCGTTCGTTGTCCAGCGCCCAGCGGTCGGTGGAGGTGCCCATGACGAACTCGCCCGCCTCCACCAGCACCTCCGGTGCGAGCACCTGGCGATCGTGCGGCGCCGGCGCCTGGTCGGTGGGCGGGAAGACCGGTTCACCGCGGCGCAACTGGTGGGTGGCCAGCATCGTCTCGTCGTGCTGGTGCTCGTGCTGGATCACCATGCGGTAGACGAAACCGGCGTCCAGCAACGGTTTGTCGGGGGAGAGCCGGACCGACTCCAGTGAGTCGAGCACCTTGCGGCGAACCAGGTCGATGTAGCCGCGGGCCTCGGCCGGGCTGAGCAGCGGCAGCGTGGGCCGCTCCGACCGGGGATGCTCGAACGCGTCGTACAGGCTGTCGATCTCCGGACGCATGGGATCGATCCCGGCGGCGGCCCGCAGCAGCCACAGCTCCTCGTAGTTGCCCACGTGCGCGAGGTCCCAGACCAGCGGGGACATCAGCCGGGAGTGCTGGGCCACCAGGTCGGCCTCGTCCAGGACGTCGGTGGTGAGCCCGAAGCTGCGCCCGCGGGCGCGTTCCAGCTCCGCGGCCACCAGCGACTTGAACTCGCCGGGGTCCACGTGGTCGTCGTCGGCGAGCAGGGCGGCCGTGCGGGCGGACGGGCGGAGGTCTGCGTACTGGCTCATCGGGACTCCTCCCGGTCGGAATCGGACGTGAGCGGGTCGGTGCCGTCGTCGGCCGGACATCGGCCCCGGTCGACGTAGCGGAGCCGGTAGTCGTCGACGAGGTTGACCACGGCGCGCTCGGCACCCTGCCGGTGCAGCACCTCCAGCGCCACCTCGAAGCAGCACCGCGCGGCGTGGGCCAGCCCGCGGTGGTCCAGCCCGTCGCGGGCGGCGTTCCACCAGGCCTCGACGACCGGCTCGGTGGCGGCCAGGGCGCGCTCGCCGGCCCGCGGATCGTCCACCAGGGCGGTCAGCACCGCCATCGGGACCGGCCAGTAGGCCGCCGGCACCACGTCGAGGTAGCGGATCTCGAACCACCCGCGTGGGCGGACCGGCGGGAACAACGTCGTCAGGTGGTAGTCGAGGTCCTGCGTGGTGGGCGAACCGTCGGTCCCGTGGGCGACGTGGCCGTTGGCGATGCCGTCCACCCGGCCGTTCCCGACGTGCCCGTTGCTCCCGGCGTGCCCGTCGTGCCGGGCGTGCCCGTCGTCCGGGTGCAGCCACTGCCGGAACGTCAGCCCCGGGTCGCTGCGCCACCCGTCGCCGTCCCGCCGCATCATCAGCGGTGCGTCCAGGGCGTAGTCGGCCCAGGCGGCCACCGGGTCGGGTCCGTGTGGCGAGCGGGTACGCCGGGGATCCAGTCGCTGCCACACCGCCTGGCGGGCGGACTTCCAGCCGGTCTGCCGGCCGGCGAAGCGAGGAGAGTTGGCGAACGCGGCGACCAGCGCCGGGCCGATCGCGTGCAGGATCCGCCACCGCCGCGCGATGTCGGCGGCGTCGGTCCCGGCGTCCAGGTTGACCTGGACGGATGCGGTCGAGCACATCATCAGCCGGCCTTCGGGGCCGCGCCGGTCGAAGTAGGCCTCCATCGCGTCGTAGCGCGGATGGGACAGTTGCCGGCGGGGTTCGCGGAAGGGGTCGATGGCGGTCCACAGCAGCCGCAGGTCGAGTGTGGCCAGGGCCGCGCGCAGGTGGTCGATGTCGGCCTGCAGAGAGGACCAGCAGGCGGTGACTCCGGGGGCGGGAGCTGAACTCAGCTCCACCTGGCCGCCGGGTTCGAAGGTGACGGTGCTGCCGCCGGGCGGAGGCCCGGCCTGGTCGAGCGTGGTGCGGAGCAGGTCGAGAGGGACGAGCTCACGCGGATGATCTGGGGAGACGACGAGCCATTCGATTTCGGTGCCGACCGTGGTGGGGGGCCCGGTCTTGAAGCAGATCCGCCCGATGTGGCCGTGCACCGAATCACACGAGACGACCTCGGCAGTGTCCGTCATGGGTTTCTCCTGCGGTCGTCCGACTGCGGGTCGCGCCGGATTCGTGGTCATGTTCGAACTCCGATCCTGGCGTGCCAGTCCCTCGATGAAAAGCTACTGAGGTCCATGTCACATTGGGGACAGCGTCGATCAAACATCTACCAAACAGCACCGACACTGGCCGAACGCGGGCGAAAGCGGCTTCGAACCCACGCGGGCTGCCGAGCGAACCAGCCTCGGGTCGCATGTCCACCCCAGGGCGCCGCGGGTGTGGTCAGGCCCCGGGCGCCGCGGGTGTGTGGTCAGGCCCCGTGCGCCGTCCGGCTTCCCCGGCGGCTTCCGGTCCCGGCCTGGGACCGGCTGTGTGGCCTGCGGGACCCGCTGCTCTGCGGGCGGGTGCGTGAGCGCGCCCGGGTGCCCGCACGCCGCCCACGTGCCTGCTCCTCGCGGGCGGCCCGCAGCCGCCGGTTGAGGACGAACGAACCGACCGCGACCAGGCCGGCCACCGGCCAGTCGACCACGCCGAACGCGGCGGCCGCCGCCAGCCCGCCGTACCACAGCATCCGGCCGGTCTTCTCGTCGATCGTGACCTCGGGCAGCGACGGCAACGACGGCAACGAGGGCATGGACGGCAGCGACGGGGTGGGCAGGTTCTTCGGGGCGTGCACCTCGGGGAGGTGCGCGCGGCCGGCGACCTCGGGCAGCCTGCTCAGGCCCGACAGCCCGGGTAGCCCGGACAGACCCGGCAGGCCGGCGCCCCGGGTGCGGGTCGCGGCGGTCTTCCGGGTGGTCCGCCTGGTCGCGGTGCCTCCGGTGGCCGTCTTCCGGGCCGCCGTCTTCCGGGTGGTGGTCTTCTTCGCGGCTCCCTTGGCGGCGGCCTTCTTGGCAGTGGCCTTCCGCTGCGTGCCGGCCGCCTTCCTGGTGCCGGTGCCGGTGCCGGTGCGCGACGTGCGGTGTTCCTCCGGGTGCGGTGCCCGCTGACCCGGGATGGCGGGGCTCGTGGTCCGCTTACCGGGAGCCGTCCTGCGCGGGGCACGCTTGCCGGCCGGCTGTGTGCGGCCGGTCTCCTGGCGGGTGCCGGATCCGGTCGGGTTCCCCTGCGTCTCGGTCATGTCCATCCCCCCTCGCGACCCGATTCTTGGTGCGCGGCCACCATCGGGCGTAGTGCCGAAGGTCCTGCCCGCGGTGTGCCGGGAAGGCTGTCCGCGCGGGCGCCGCAACGATCGGTGGGCGCCGGGGGTTCCCTCCGCTACCTGCGAGTACGTTCGCCGGGCCGTAGGCTCTCGCCCGTGGAACTTCGTAATCTCGGACGAACGGGTCGCAAGGTGGGGGTTGTCGGGCTGGGGGCCTGGCAGCTGGGAGGCGACTGGGGAGAGGTCACCGAGGCCGAGGCGCTGGCTGTGCTCAACGCCGCCGTCGACGCCGGAGTGACGTTCATCGACACCGCCGACGTGTACGGCGACGGCCGCAGCGAGCGGGTGATCGGACGCCTGCTCCGCCAGCGGCCCGAGGCGGACATCACGGTCGCCACCAAGATGGGCCGGCGCGCACCGCTGGACCCGAGCCACTACACCCTCGACAACTTCCGTGCCTGGACCGACCGCTCGCGGGAGAACCTCGGCGTCGACCGGCTCGACCTGGTGCAGTTGCACTGCCCGCCGACGCCGGTCTACGGAAACGACGCCGTCTACGACGCGCTGGACACCCTGGTGGCCGAGGAACGCATCGAGGCGTACGGCGTGAGCGTGGAGACCTGCGCGGAGGCGCTGACCGCGATCGAGCGGCCGGGCGTGGCGACCGTGCAGATCATCCTGAACGCCTTCCGGCGCAAGCCGCTGGAGGAGGTGCTCCCGGCCGCCGCCCGTGCGGGGGTGGGGATCATCGCGCGGGTGCCGCTGGCCAGCGGGCTGCTGTCGGGCAAGTACGACGCGTCCACCCGGTTCGGCGACGACGACCACCGTACGTACAACCGCGACGGCTCGGCGTTCGACGTCGGTGAGACGTTCGCCGGCGTCGACTTCGCCACCGGGGTGGAGGCGGCCGGCCGGCTGGAGCCGCTGGTGCCGGCCAAGGCGTCACTGGCCCAGGTCGCGTTGCGCTGGATCCTCGACCAGCGGGCGGTGAGCGCCGTCATCCCGGGCGCCCGCAATCCCGTGCAGGTGTGGTCCAACGCCGGCGCCGCCGAGCTGCCCCGGCTCACCGCCGGGGCGCACGACGAGATCCGCGCGGTGTACGACGAGCTGATCCGCCCGCAGGTGCACGACCGCTGGTGACCGGACGCGGGGCCGGCCCAACCCCGTCAGCGCGTCAGCGGAACGCCGGCAACCCGGTGATCGCCTCGCCGAGGACCAGCGTGTGGATCTCGCTGGTTCCCTCGTAGGTGAGGACCGACTCCAGGTTGTTGGCGTGCCGCAGCACGGGATACTCCAGCGAGATGCCGTTCGCGCCCAGGATGGTCCGGGCGGTCCTGGCAATCTGCAGCGCGGCGCGGACGTTGTTGAGCTTGCCGAAGCTCACCTGGTCCGGTCGTAGCTCCCCGGCGTCCTTGCGGCGGCCGAGGTGGAGCGCGAGCAGCATCCCCTTGTTGAGCTCCAGCGCCATCTCGACGAGCTTCTCCTGGGTGAGCTGGAACCCCGCCACCGGCCGGCCGAACTGCGTGCGTTCGCGGGCGTAGTCGACCGCGGTCGCGAGGCACGACCGCGCTGCGCCGAGGGCACCCCACACGATTCCGAACCTCGCCTCGTTCAGGCAGGCCAGGGGAGCGCGCAGGCCGGCCGCCTCCGGGAGGATCGCGTCCTCGGGCAGCTCGCAGTCGGACAGGATGAGCTCCGAGGTCACCGACGCCCGCAGCGACAGCTTGTGGTGCATGTCGCGGGTGCTGAAGCCGGGGGTGTCGCGGGGTACGCAGAAGCCTCGCACGCCGGATTCCGTACGTGCCCACACGATCGCCACATCGGCGATGCCGCCGTTGGTGATCCACATCTTCGTGCCGTTCAGCAGCCAGCCGGCGTCGGTGCGGCGGGCGATGGTGGCCATGGCGGCGGGGTCGCTTCCGTGGTCGGGTTCGGTCAGGCCGAAACACCCGATGGCCCTTCCGGCGGCCATCGCCGGCAGCCACTCCTCCTTCTGGCGCTGCGATCCGAACCGCCACAACGCGTACATCGCCAGCGAGCCCTGCACGGACACGAAGCTGCGCAGGGCGCTGTCGACCGCCTCCAGCTCCAGGCAGGCCAGGCCGTAGCTCACCGCGTTGGTGCCGGCGCAGCCGTAGCCGTCCAGATGCATGCCGAGCAGGCCCAGCTCGGCGAACCGCGGCACCAGCGCCCGCGGGAACTCCGCGCGCTCGAACCACTCGCCGACGTGGGGCTCGGCGTGCTCGGCCAGGAGGCGGCGTACGGTCGCCTGGATCGCCCGCTCCTCTTCGGTGAGCAGGGCGGCGACGTCGAGCAGGTCGATGGGGTCGGGATGCCCGGGCTGTCGGCTCATGCCCAGATCCTCGCGCAGATTCCGGTTCGCCGTGGCGGCCGGGGTGGTGGCTTGGACATGGCTGGGGTGGTGACCGCGGCTGCGTGAGGGGTCGGCACGCCGCAGCCTGGGTATCAGCGGTCTGGAGTGTGTCTCCGGGTGGTCACGCCGATGGTGCGAGTGCCGGGGACCCCGCGGAAAGGAGCCCGACATGCGGAGATCCTCGACCCGCGCGGCCGTGGCCGGGCCGCGACGGGCGGCGCGCCTCGCGGCGCCGGCCGGTCTGATTCTGCTGTGCGCGATCGTCCTCGCCGGCTGCGGCGGCTCGGGCGGCTCGTCGTCCACGGCGAGCCCGGCCACCGAGTCCGCGTCCTCGGCGTCGCCGTCGGGCACCGCGAACGCCGCGGTGTGCAGGGAGGCGAAGCAGTTGCAGTCCTCGCTGACCGCGTTGAAGAACGTCGACGTGCGCGCGGAGGGAACCAACGGCGTGGAACGCAAACTGAACGCCGTCCGCTCCGACCTGAAGGGCCTGCGGTCGGCCGCGTCCGCGGCCTGGCGGCCCCAGTTGGACGCGCTGTCGGCCGCCCTGGGCGGGCTGAGCACCGCGATCAAGCAGGTCGGCAAGGGGAACGCGACGTCCTCACCGGCGGTGGACGGTATCACCACCGCGGCGATGAGCGTCGCCACCGCGGCGGAGTCGCTGAAGACCACGATCGCGGGAACCTGCCCGGGCCAGTAGCCGCGCCCACCTGATCGCCGGCGGGGACTCCGGAATCAGGTCGACCAGGGATCCTCTCGCGGGTAGACCAGCGCTGTCGCGCCCTCGATCGCGATCACGTCCACGGTGGCGCCGGAGGGAATCACCAGCGTCGAGTCGTACGCCCGTGCACTCCACTCCTCCCCGCCGATCCGAACCCGTCCGGTGTGCCTGGTCACCTCGCGGAGGACCAGCGCCTCCCGGCCCACCAGGGCCGCCGTGCCCGACCGCATCACCGGGCCCCGGCGCAGCGCGTGCTGGGCGAGCGGACGGACGAACACCATCAGCGCCAGGGCGGCGAGCGCGAACGTCGCGAGCTGGAACGACACACCCAGGCCGGTGGCCGCCACCAGCGCCGTCATCAGGGCCGCCCCCGACAACAGGGCGAGATGGAGCGTGAGCCGGAGGAGTTCGGCGATGCCGAAAACCAGCGCCACGACCAGCCACACGACCCACGCGTCCATGCCCACCTGCCCACAGGTCTTTCCGGGCTCCTTTCCGACGGTATCCCCGCTCACACCTGCCGAGGGAGCCGACCGCGAAGTCCGGGCGCGCCGCGAGCGTGCGCTGCCGACCACGAAAGGCCTGACCACCAGGGATCCTGGCCGCGAAACCAGCTGCCGGAACCTGGTTGCGAAACCTGGGTGCGAGACCCTGGCTGTGCGAAACCTGGTCCCGAACACCTTGTGCGGCACGCAGGTAGCTCCCGCGAGCAACAAACCGTCCGCAGCGCGATCGAGGACTTCCGCCCCGCGCGGGTCCGCCGATCCTCCTTGCCCGGAAGGGATCCGCGCCGGAGTCCGGTGCCGGTGCCGGGACTCCCGGCACCTGCCGCGTCGTACGTCAGCGGGCTTTGCTGGGTGTCGCACCGAAGTCGGCGGGGCGAATTCGGTGCGGCGGTTCTGGTGGGGTTCCGGTGGGGCGAGGAGGAGGGGAGGCCGCGATGCCCGCAG
This Actinopolymorpha cephalotaxi DNA region includes the following protein-coding sequences:
- a CDS encoding CobW family GTP-binding protein produces the protein MTERLPVNVVASMDGVLRQTAASAVLWDFPRGVVVQHDLARTGHDDLLHRLVYDVGGVLEDTGVPLDHACLSCALREDVVPTVVRLARSGRWDRIVVSLPVTAEPGLVRDALRGSVVGGSQVADLVTFAGVLTVVDLSRLVDDLFGDDLLAERGIALTDDDRRAVGEALAHQIECADVVATRADRVPDARELAVLRHLTAPSAVCADLHNLDLARTLDRPARGCGPQRGDYRRAAPSGAADNHGVWTLELTSWRPVHPARLHDRIGELAGGRQRSRGWFWLPTRPHAVCGWDNAGGQLSIGTVGRWEAGDRQTRILVTGIEDVQEQVRAAFDAVLMTDSELARGLDHWERHDDGFSPWLGDDDRAA
- the egtD gene encoding L-histidine N(alpha)-methyltransferase produces the protein MTVSREAPEITRHLTAADLEASLAHDVAEGLSRTPKTLPPKYFYDARGSELFEQITTLEEYYPTRTEESILAAQATEITKLADADTLVELGSGSSTKTRLLLDGMRSTGRLARYVPVDVSESALLGAIESLRADYPGMAMHGVIADFERHLGLLPQEGTRLVAFLGGTIGNLAPAQRARFLGAVRSGLGPADRLLLGTGLVTDLTRLVRAYDDASGVTAEFNRNVLRVVNDSLHADFEPEAFDHIAVWNAEEEWIEMRLRSRKAQTVRVADLDLTVEFAEGEEMRTEISAKFRREVVERELTEAGFTLEAWWTDPQDDFALSLAAPN
- the egtC gene encoding ergothioneine biosynthesis protein EgtC, whose product is MCRHLAYLGQPRTLQELVLDPPYSLGVQAYAPRRQQHGTINVDGFGVGWYTPRRSEPVRYRRAQPMWADQSFASLAPTVDAGCVVAAVRSATPGYPSEESGAAPFTHGRWLFSHNGALGDLPLARKALRDEVSWVPDALAPVDSALLFGLAVARWESGCGLGDGLARVTREVAELGGGRLNLLAGDGERVAGTTYGDTLFVHETADGVLLASEPCDDDPAWAPVPPRSLVEVDRHGVVVTSL
- the egtB gene encoding ergothioneine biosynthesis protein EgtB, coding for MSQYADLRPSARTAALLADDDHVDPGEFKSLVAAELERARGRSFGLTTDVLDEADLVAQHSRLMSPLVWDLAHVGNYEELWLLRAAAGIDPMRPEIDSLYDAFEHPRSERPTLPLLSPAEARGYIDLVRRKVLDSLESVRLSPDKPLLDAGFVYRMVIQHEHQHDETMLATHQLRRGEPVFPPTDQAPAPHDRQVLAPEVLVEAGEFVMGTSTDRWALDNERPAHTVSLPAFWIDTTPVCNAAYRAFVDAGGYDDERLWDPAGWQWRCASGKRAPAYWVRDGETWLRRRFGRLEPLVGDEAVQHVCWYEADAYARWAGRRLPTEAEWEKAASWDPVHGVKRRFPWGDEPGGPGHANLGQTRFHPTPVGSFPAGASPVGARQMLGDVWEWTSTAFTGHPGFCVFPYREYSEVFFGNDYKVLRGGSWASDPVTVRTTFRNWDYPIRRQIFAGFRCARDA
- a CDS encoding glutamate-cysteine ligase family protein — encoded protein: MTDTAEVVSCDSVHGHIGRICFKTGPPTTVGTEIEWLVVSPDHPRELVPLDLLRTTLDQAGPPPGGSTVTFEPGGQVELSSAPAPGVTACWSSLQADIDHLRAALATLDLRLLWTAIDPFREPRRQLSHPRYDAMEAYFDRRGPEGRLMMCSTASVQVNLDAGTDAADIARRWRILHAIGPALVAAFANSPRFAGRQTGWKSARQAVWQRLDPRRTRSPHGPDPVAAWADYALDAPLMMRRDGDGWRSDPGLTFRQWLHPDDGHARHDGHAGSNGHVGNGRVDGIANGHVAHGTDGSPTTQDLDYHLTTLFPPVRPRGWFEIRYLDVVPAAYWPVPMAVLTALVDDPRAGERALAATEPVVEAWWNAARDGLDHRGLAHAARCCFEVALEVLHRQGAERAVVNLVDDYRLRYVDRGRCPADDGTDPLTSDSDREESR
- a CDS encoding aldo/keto reductase, whose protein sequence is MELRNLGRTGRKVGVVGLGAWQLGGDWGEVTEAEALAVLNAAVDAGVTFIDTADVYGDGRSERVIGRLLRQRPEADITVATKMGRRAPLDPSHYTLDNFRAWTDRSRENLGVDRLDLVQLHCPPTPVYGNDAVYDALDTLVAEERIEAYGVSVETCAEALTAIERPGVATVQIILNAFRRKPLEEVLPAAARAGVGIIARVPLASGLLSGKYDASTRFGDDDHRTYNRDGSAFDVGETFAGVDFATGVEAAGRLEPLVPAKASLAQVALRWILDQRAVSAVIPGARNPVQVWSNAGAAELPRLTAGAHDEIRAVYDELIRPQVHDRW
- a CDS encoding acyl-CoA dehydrogenase family protein encodes the protein MSRQPGHPDPIDLLDVAALLTEEERAIQATVRRLLAEHAEPHVGEWFERAEFPRALVPRFAELGLLGMHLDGYGCAGTNAVSYGLACLELEAVDSALRSFVSVQGSLAMYALWRFGSQRQKEEWLPAMAAGRAIGCFGLTEPDHGSDPAAMATIARRTDAGWLLNGTKMWITNGGIADVAIVWARTESGVRGFCVPRDTPGFSTRDMHHKLSLRASVTSELILSDCELPEDAILPEAAGLRAPLACLNEARFGIVWGALGAARSCLATAVDYARERTQFGRPVAGFQLTQEKLVEMALELNKGMLLALHLGRRKDAGELRPDQVSFGKLNNVRAALQIARTARTILGANGISLEYPVLRHANNLESVLTYEGTSEIHTLVLGEAITGLPAFR
- a CDS encoding NfeD family protein; this translates as MDAWVVWLVVALVFGIAELLRLTLHLALLSGAALMTALVAATGLGVSFQLATFALAALALMVFVRPLAQHALRRGPVMRSGTAALVGREALVLREVTRHTGRVRIGGEEWSARAYDSTLVIPSGATVDVIAIEGATALVYPREDPWST